A region of Solea solea chromosome 7, fSolSol10.1, whole genome shotgun sequence DNA encodes the following proteins:
- the LOC131462290 gene encoding odorant receptor 131-2-like, whose product MAANDSSVRVIVRMINDRIIIVQVLISLFLCINLLLITVFFMKDFFYTTMRYIFFALTLMSDCVILILSNVLLLFSYFEFTINMSLCLIVYVALSLYTFVTPVTLTVMTLERFVAICMPLRHGELCSTRSALHCILIIHGVSSLPCVVFLSIFFASASHRFYTKSDMCFAEKFIFHTWQGHLRSAISQFYFLTMCIVIMFSYFKIMKVARAASGQNRKSTWKGLRTVVLHGFQLLLCLFQLWCTFIEAAVLQIYPMVYVNVRYFNYIMFILSPRCLSPLIYGLRDEKFFFALRSFVLCGLYKKQLSN is encoded by the coding sequence ATGGCAGCCAATGACTCTTCAGTGCGCGTGATAGTGCGCATGATCAATGACAGGATCATTATAGTTCAGGTTCTCATATCACTTTTCCTTTGCATCAACCTTTTGCTGATCACAGTCTTTTTCATGAAGGATTTCTTCTACACAACCATGCGCTACATCTTCTTTGCACTGACTCTCATGTctgattgtgtgattttaatccTGAGTAATGTTCTGCTCCTTTTCTCTTATTTTGAATTCACCATAAATATGTCATTGTGTCTTATTGTGTACGTGGCTTTGTCTTTATACACTTTTGTCACTCCGGTGACTCTGACAGTGATGACGCTGGAGCGCTTCGTGGCCATTTGCATGCCACTGCGACACGGAGAGCTGTGCTCCACACGCAGCGCTCTGCACtgcatcctcatcattcacGGCGTCAGCTCTCTGCCCTGCGTGGttttcctctccatcttcttcGCTTCTGCGAGCCACAGGTTTTACACCAAAAGCGACATGTGCTTTGCAGAGAAGTTCATCTTCCACACCTGGCAGGGTCACCTTAGGTCTGCAATAAGTCAGTTTTACTTCCTGACAATGTGTATCGTTATCATGTTCTCatactttaaaataatgaaGGTGGCCAGAGCTGCATCAGGACAGAACAGGAAGTCGACATGGAAAGGCCTCAGAACTGTGGTTCTTCATGGCTTTCAGTTGCTCCTCTGTCTTTTCCAGCTGTGGTGTACTTTCATTGAAGCTGCTGTGCTTCAGATTTACCCGATGGTCTACGttaatgtcaggtactttaattACATTATGTTCATTCTTTCTCCGAGGTGTTTGAGTCCTCTCATTTATGGCCTCAGGgatgaaaagtttttttttgctctgagaAGCTTTGTTCTTTGTGGTTTGTATAAGAAACAATTGTCAAATTAA
- the LOC131462291 gene encoding odorant receptor 131-2-like, which yields MAANDSSVRVISDRIIIVQVLISLFLCINFLLITVYFMKDFFYTTMRYIFFALTLMSDCVFLILSNVLLLFSYFEFTINMSLCLIVYVALSLYTFVTPVTLTVMTLERFVAICMPLRHGELCSTRSALHCILIIHGVSSLPCVVFLSIFFASASHRFYTKSDMCFAEKFIFHTWQGHLRSAISQFYFLIMVIVIMFSYFKIMKVARAASGQNRKSTWKGLRTVVLHGFQLFLCLFQLWCTFIEAAVLQIYPMVYVNVRYFNYIMFILSPRCLSPLIYGLRDETFFFALRSFVLCGLYKKQLSN from the coding sequence ATGGCAGCCAATGACTCTTCAGTGCGTGTGATCAGTGACAGGATCATTATAGTTCAGGTTCTCATATCACTTTTCCTTTGCATCAACTTTTTGCTGATCACAGTCTATTTCATGAAGGATTTCTTCTACACAACCATGCGCTACATCTTCTTTGCACTGACTCTCATgtctgattgtgtgtttttaatcctgAGTAATGTTCTGCTCCTTTTCTCTTATTTTGAATTCACCATAAATATGTCATTGTGTCTTATTGTGTACGTGGCTTTGTCTTTATACACTTTTGTCACTCCGGTGACTCTGACAGTGATGACACTGGAGCGCTTCGTGGCCATTTGCATGCCACTGCGACACGGAGAGCTGTGCTCCACACGCAGCGCTCTGCACtgcatcctcatcattcacGGCGTCAGCTCTCTGCCCTGCGTGGttttcctctccatcttcttcGCTTCTGCAAGCCACAGGTTTTACACCAAAAGCGACATGTGCTTTGCAGAGAAGTTCATCTTCCACACCTGGCAGGGTCACCTTAGGTCTGCAATAAGTCAGTTTTACTTCTTGATCATGGTTATCGTTATCATGTTCTCatactttaaaataatgaaGGTGGCCAGAGCTGCATCAGGACAGAACAGGAAGTCGACATGGAAAGGCCTCAGAACTGTGGTTCTTCATGGCTTTCAGCTGTTCCTCTGTCTTTTCCAGCTGTGGTGTACTTTCATTGAAGCTGCTGTGCTTCAGATTTACCCGATGGTCTACGttaatgtcaggtactttaattACATTATGTTCATTCTTTCTCCGAGGTGTTTGAGTCCTCTTATTTATGGCCTCAGGGAtgaaacgtttttttttgctctgagaAGCTTTGTTCTTTGTGGTTTGTATAAGAAACAATTGTCAAATTAA
- the LOC131462292 gene encoding odorant receptor 131-2-like: MAANDSSVRVINDRVIIVQVLISLFLCINFLLITVFFMKDFFYTTMRYIFFALTLMSDCVFLILSDVLLLFSYFEFTINMSLCLILYVVLSLYTFVTPVTLTAMTLERFVAICMPLRHGELCSTHGALHCILIIHGVSSLPWMVSVYIFFASASHSFYTKSDMCFAEKFIFHTWQGHLRSAISQFYFLIMVIVIMFSYFKIMKVARAASGQNRKSTWKGLRTVVLHGFQLLLCLFQLWCIFIEAAVLQIYPMLYINVRYFNYIMFILSPRCLSPLIYGLRDEKFFVALRSSVLCGFYKKQLSN; encoded by the coding sequence ATGGCAGCCAATGACTCTTCAGTGCGCGTGATCAATGACAGGGTCATTATAGTTCAGGTTCTCATATCACTTTTCCTTTGCATCAACTTTTTGCTGATCACAGTCTTTTTCATGAAGGATTTCTTCTACACAACCATGCGCTACATCTTCTTTGCACTGACTCTCATgtctgattgtgtgtttttaatcctgAGTGATGTTCTGCTCCTTTTCTCTTACTTTGAATTCACCATAAATATGTCattgtgtcttattttgtatgTGGTTTTGTCTTTATACACTTTTGTCACTCCGGTGACTTTGACAGCGATGACGCTGGAGCGCTTTGTGGCCATTTGCATGCCACTGCGACATGGAGAGCTGTGCTCCACACACGGCGCTCTGCACtgcatcctcatcattcacGGCGTCAGCTCTCTGCCCTGGATGGTTTCTGTCTACATCTTCTTTGCTTCTGCGAGCCACAGCTTTTACACCAAAAGCGACATGTGCTTTGCAGAGAAGTTCATCTTCCACACCTGGCAGGGTCACCTTAGGTCTGCAATAAGTCAGTTTTACTTCTTGATCATGGTTATCGTTATCATGTTCTCatactttaaaataatgaaGGTGGCCAGAGCTGCATCAGGACAGAACAGGAAGTCGACATGGAAAGGCCTCAGAACTGTGGTTCTTCATGGCtttcagctgctcctctgtcttttcCAGCTGTGGTGTATTTTCATTGAAGCTGCTGTGCTTCAGATTTACCCGATGCTCTACAttaatgtcaggtactttaactACATTATGTTCATTCTTTCTCCGAGGTGTTTGAGTCCTCTCATTTATGGCCTCAGGGATGAAAAGTTTTTTGTTGCTCTGAGAAGCTCGGTTCTTTGTGGTTTCTATAAGAAACAATTGTCAAATTAA
- the LOC131462994 gene encoding odorant receptor 131-2-like yields MAANDSSVRVIDERVIIVQVLISLFLCINFLLITVFFMKDFFYTTMRYIFFALTLMSDCVFLLLTNALLILSYFRFNMHMSLCLIVYVAVSLYIFVTPVTLTAMTLERFVAICMPLRHGELCSTRSALHCILIIHGVSSLPCVVVLSVFFASASHSYYTKAIVCSVEKFILHAWQGHLRSAISQFYFLVMVIVIMFSYFKIIKVARAASGQNRKSTWKGLRTVVLHGFQLLLCLFQLWCPFIDAAVLQINLMLYVNVRYFNYIMLILSPRCLSPLIYGLRDEKFFVALRSFVLCGLYKKH; encoded by the coding sequence ATGGCAGCCAATGACTCTTCAGTGCGCGTGATCGATGAAAGGGTCATTATAGTTCAGGTTTTAATATCACTTTTCCTTTGCATCAACTTTTTGCTGATCACAGTCTTTTTCATGAAGGATTTCTTCTACACAACCATGCGCTACATCTTCTTTGCACTGACTCTCATgtctgattgtgtgtttttacttctAACTAACGCTCTGCTCATTTTATCGTACTTTCGTTTTAACATGCATATGTCATTGTGCCTTATTGTGTATGTGGCTGTGTctttatacatttttgtcactccGGTGACTCTGACAGCGATGACGCTGGAACGCTTTGTGGCCATTTGCATGCCACTGCGCCACGGAGAGCTGTGCTCCACACGCAGCGCTCTGCACtgcatcctcatcattcacGGCGTCAGCTCTTTGCCCTGCGTAGTTGTTCTCTCCGTCTTCTTTGCTTCTGCGAGCCACAGCTACTACACAAAGGCTATTGTTTGCTCTGTGGAGAAGTTCATCCTCCACGCGTGGCAGGGTCATCTTAGGTCTGCAATAAGTCAGTTTTACTTCCTGGTCATGGTTATCGTTATCATGTTCTCATACTTTAAAATAATCAAGGTGGCCAGAGCTGCATCAGGACAGAACAGGAAGTCGACATGGAAAGGCCTAAGAACTGTGGTTCTTCATGGCtttcagctgctcctctgtcttttcCAGCTGTGGTGTCCTTTTATTGACGCTGCTGTTCTTCAGATTAACCTGATGCTCTACGTTAATGTCAGGTACTTCAACTACATTATGTTAATTCTTTCTCCGAGGTGTTTGAGTCCTCTCATTTATGGCCTCAGGGATGAGAAGTTTTTTGTTGCTCTGAGAAGCTTTGTTCTTTGTGGTTTGTATAAGAAACACTAA
- the LOC131462293 gene encoding odorant receptor 131-2-like, whose protein sequence is MADNSSMASGGTLRHFGERFYIVQLLVLIFLCINLLLIVTLFSKVYFYTTMRYILFTVTLLSDTLILFITDVMFIFSYSQVKMPIALCVPVYIVVIVYTFVTPLTLTAMTLECYVAICMPLRYGELCTSCRARHCVLIIHGLSFVPIIFVLSIFFASAPTSLYSEHRICSMDLFVYLRWQDNAKMAVYQLYFFVMSATIIFSYIKIMKAANAASGENKKSSRRALGRVTLHGFHLLFCLILLWCPFMETAALQTDLKLFSNVRYFNYIVFNLTPRCLSPLIYGLRDEKVFLALKQNVPFQFHFGQNSVQIKKI, encoded by the coding sequence aTGGCAGATAACAGCTCCATGGCCAGTGGTGGGACTTTGCGCCATTTCGGTGAACGTTTTTACATCGTGCAGTTGCTGGTGTTGATTTTTCTGTGCATCAACTTGTTGCTGATTGTGACCCTTTTCTCAAAGGTCTACTTCTACACAACCATGCGATACATCTTATTCACTGTGACTCTATTGTCTGATACCTTGATTTTATTCATAACCGATGTTATGTTTATCTTTAGCTACTCTCAAGTTAAGATGCCTATCGCCCTGTGTGTTCCAGTCTATATTGTTGTGATTGTGTACACTTTTGTCACACCTTTGACTCTCACAGCCATGACACTGGAGTGCTATGTGGCCATTTGCATGCCCCTGCGCTACGGAGAGCTGTGCACGTCGTGCAGAGCTCGCCACTGCGTCCTCATCATTCACGGCCTCAGCTTTGTACCAATCATTTTTGTCCTCTCCATCTTCTTTGCATCAGCTCCCACAAGCTTGTACTCCGAGCACAGGATATGCTCCATGGATCTATTTGTGTATCTCCGATGGCAGGACAACGCTAAAATGGCTGTGTATCAGTTGTACTTTTTCGTCATGTCTGCCACCATCATCTTCTCCTACATTAAGATCATGAAAGCGGCCAATGCGGCGTCAGGAGAGAATAAAAAGTCGTCGAGGAGAGCGCTCGGAAGAGTGACTCTTCATGGCTTTCAcctccttttctgtctcattctACTGTGGTGTCCGTTCATGGAGACTGCTGCGCTTCAGACTgatttaaagcttttttcaaatgtcaggTACTTCAATTACATAGTGTTTAATCTCACTCCAAGATGCCTGAGTCCTCTCATTTACGGCCTTAGGGATGAAAAGGTTTTTCTTGCGCTGAAACAAAATGTACCTTTTCAGTTCCACTTTGGACAAAACAGTGTACAGATCAAGAAAATCTGA
- the LOC131462294 gene encoding odorant receptor 131-2-like yields the protein MWMHSKFIIVQVLVVIFLCVNLLLIVTFFKNECFYTTARYILFAVTLLSDSFLFLVSDLLFILSIFQITMQVFLCGVICISLLLYLIITPVTLTAMTLERYVAICMPLRHAELCSTRNTLHVILIIHGLSSVPYAVIFIIFFASASLDFYYQYTICTVEIFTVYKWQDHVRSAVFQFYFLIMCVIIMLCYVKLMKVARTASGDDKISSSKGLRTVTLHAFQLLLCLIQFWYPLIMSILIYTNFTDLQHVRFFCYIMFNLAPRCLSPLVYGLRDEMFLHALKKCLSCGLCGL from the coding sequence ATGTGGATGCACAGTAAGTTCATCATCGTGCAGGTGCTGGTGGTGATTTTTCTCTGTGTCAACTTGTTGCTGATCGTGACCTTCTTTAAAAACGAGTGCTTCTACACAACTGCTCGCTACATCCTCTTTGCTGTGACGTTACTGTCGGACAGTTTCTTGTTCTTAGTGTCCGACCTTCTCTTCATCTTAAGCATTTTTCAAATCACCATGCAGGTTTTCTTGTGCGGCGTCATCTGCATCAGTTTACTCTTGTACCTCATCATCACACCAGTGACTCTCACAGCGATGACGCTGGAGCGCTACGTGGCCATTTGTATGCCCTTACGTCACGCAGAGCTGTGCTCCACGCGCAACACTTTACACgtcatcctcatcattcacgGCCTCAGCTCTGTGCCCTATGCCGTCATATTTATCATCTTTTTTGCTTCAGCTTCTCTTGACTTTTACTATCAATACACGATATGCACTGTGGAGATTTTCACAGTGTATAAATGGCAGGATCACGTCAGGTCAGCTGTGTTTCAGTTCTACTTCCTCATCATGTGTGTCATCATCATGTTGTGCTACGTTAAATTAATGAAAGTGGCCAGAACTGCGTCAGGAGATGATAAAATATCATCAAGTAAAGGACTCAGGACGGTGACTCTTCATGCtttccagctgctgctctgtctcaTCCAGTTTTGGTATCCTTTAATAATGTCCATTCTGATTTATACTAATTTCACTGACTTACAGCATGTGCGTTTTTTTTGCTACATAATGTTTAATCTTGCACCGCGGTGTCTTAGTCCTCTCGTTTATGGCCTCAGGGATGAAATGTTTCTCCATGCACTGAAAAAATGCCTCTCCTGTGGCTTGTGTGGCTtgtaa
- the LOC131462295 gene encoding odorant receptor 131-2-like encodes MADNSSMTGGGTLLHFGERFYIVQLLVLIFLCINLLLIVTLFSKVYFYTTMRYILFTVTLLSDTLILFITDVMFIFSYSQVKMPIALCVPVYIVVVVYTFVTPLTLTAMTLECYVAICMPLRHGELCTSRRAVHCVLIIHGLSFVPLTLILSIFFASAPTSLYSEHRICSMDIFVYLRWQDNAKMAVYQLYFFVMSATIIFSYIKIMKAAKKAVSGENNKSSRRALGRVTLHGFHLLSCLILLWCPFMETAALQTDFKLFLNVRYFNYIVFNLTPRCLSPLIYGLRDEKVFLALKQNVPFQFHFGQNSVQIKKI; translated from the coding sequence aTGGCAGATAACAGCTCCATGACCGGTGGTGGGACTTTGCTGCATTTCGGTGAACGTTTTTACATCGTGCAGTTGCTGGTGTTGATTTTTCTGTGCATCAACTTGTTGCTGATTGTGACCCTTTTCTCAAAGGTCTACTTCTACACAACCATGCGATACATCTTATTCACTGTGACTCTATTGTCTGATACCTTGATTTTATTCATAACCGATGTTATGTTTATCTTTAGCTACTCTCAAGTTAAGATGCCTATCGCCCTGTGTGTTCCAGTCtatattgttgtggttgtgtacACTTTTGTCACACCTTTGACTCTCACAGCCATGACGCTGGAGTGCTATGTGGCCATTTGCATGCCCCTGCGTCACGGAGAGCTGTGCACGTCACGTAGAGCTGTGCActgtgtcctcatcattcacggCCTCAGCTTTGTACCGTTGACTCTCATCCTCTCCATCTTCTTTGCATCAGCTCCCACAAGCTTGTACTCTGAGCACAGGATATGCTCCATGGACATATTTGTGTATCTCCGATGGCAGGACAACGCTAAAATGGCTGTGTATCAGTTGTACTTTTTCGTCATGTCTGCCACCATTATCTTCTCCTACATTAAGATCATGAAAGCGGCCAAAAAGGCTGTGTCAGGAGAGAATAACAAGTCGTCAAGGAGAGCGCTCGGAAGAGTGACTCTTCATGGCTTTCACCTCCTTTCCTGTCTCATCCTACTGTGGTGTCCGTTCATGGAGACTGCTGCGCTTCAGACTGATttcaagctttttttaaatgtcaggtacttcaATTACATAGTGTTTAATCTCACTCCAAGATGCCTGAGTCCTCTCATTTACGGCCTTAGGGATGAAAAGGTTTTTCTTGCGCTGAAACAAAATGTACCTTTTCAGTTCCACTTTGGACAAAACAGTGTACAGATCAAGAAAATCTGA
- the LOC131462296 gene encoding odorant receptor 131-2-like — MWMHSKFIIVQVLVVIFLCINLLLIVTFFKNECFYTTARYILFAVTLLSDSFLFLVSDLLFILSIFQITMQVFLCSVICISVLLYLIVTPVTLTAMTLERYVAICMPLRHAELCSTRNTLHVILVIHGLSSVPYAVVLFTVFASASLDFYYQYGTCSVKFLIVYKWQDYVWSAVFQFYFLIMCLIIMLCYVKIMKVARTASEDDKISSKGLKTVTLHAFQLLLCLIQFWYPLITSSLIHIDFTDLQHVRFFSYIVFNLAPRCLSPLIYGLRDEMFFTALKKFLSRGLCDRQ, encoded by the coding sequence ATGTGGATGCACAGTAAGTTCATCATCGTGCAGGTGCTGGTGGTGATTTTTCTCTGCATCAACTTGTTGCTGATCGTGACCTTCTTTAAAAACGAGTGCTTCTACACAACTGCTCGCTACATCCTCTTTGCTGTGACGTTACTGTCGGACAGTTTCTTGTTCTTAGTGTCCGACCTTCTCTTCATCTTAAGCATTTTTCAAATCACCATGCAGGTTTTCTTGTGCAGCGTCATCTGCATCAGCGTACTCTTGTACCTCATCGTCACACCAGTGACACTCACAGCGATGACGCTGGAGCGCTATGTGGCCATTTGTATGCCCCTACGTCACGCAGAGCTGTGCTCCACGCGCAACACTTTACACGTCATCCTCGTCATTCACGGCCTCAGCTCTGTGCCCTATGCTGTCGTCCTTTTCACCGTCTTTGCGTCAGCATCTCTTGACTTTTACTATCAATACGGGACATGCTCTGTAAAGTTTTTAATTGTGTATAAATGGCAGGATTACGTCTGGTCAGCTGTGTTTCAGTTCTACTTCCTCATCATGTGTCTCATCATCATGTTGTGCTACgttaaaataatgaaagtgGCCAGAACTGCGTCAGAAGATGATAAAATATCGAGCAAAGGACTCAAGACAGTGACTCTTCATGCTttccagctgctcctctgtctaaTCCAGTTTTGGTATCCTTTAATAACGTCCAGTCTAATTCATATTGATTTCACTGACTTACAACATGTCCGGTTTTTCAGCTACATAGTGTTTAATCTTGCACCGCGGTGTCTTAGTCCTCTCATTTATGGCCTCAGGGATGAAATGTTTTTCACTGCACTGAAAAAATTCCTCTCCCGTGGCTTGTGTGACagacaataa